The nucleotide sequence AAATACAGGCTAAATTTGCAAAAAAATAGCAAAATTACACCGCTTGCAGTAGTCAAACCACATACAAAAAATAATGGCATAAGTTTACTTACTTATGCCATTTTTTATATGCTTCAACCTTTATTAAAAATCTTCAAAATATTGCTGAATAGTTTTGATATCTTTCGTTTGGGTTAAAGCTAATTGCAATAACACACGAGCCTTTTGCGGATTTAACGTGCCGGAAGCAGCAAAGCCATATTTACTGTCATCAACCTCTGCATCACGAGTAGTATAGCCAGTTGGTACACGAGAAGAACGCACAACCGCAACGCCTTTTTTCGCTGCTTCCTCTAATAATGCAAGATTTTCCGCATTCATATTACCATTACCAACACCTGCCACTACAATGCCTTGATAACCCGCATCTAACAAGGCTTTAAGCGGCTCTGTCGGCATATTCGCATAAGCATAAATAATACCGACTTTAGGTAATTCATTTAATTCATTCACATTAAATGGGGTATTAACGGTATGTTTGCTTTCCAGAGAGCGTTCATAGTCTACTTTACTATTATGGACGTAACCTAAAGAACCAAAATTCGGCGAACTAAATGTTTGCACCGCAGTCGTGCTGGTTTTGGTAACATCTCTTGCACCCAGTACCGCATCGTTCATTGCCACTAACACACCACGTCCAGCAGATTTTGGATCTTTTGCCACCACAATTGAGTTATACAAATTCAATGGACCATCGGCACTTTTTTCTGTTGCCGGACGCATAGCTCCTACTAATACCACAGGTTTCTCACATTTCACTGCCAGATCAAGAAAGTAAGCCGTCTCTTCCATTGTGTCAGTACCGTGTGTAATCACAAAGCCATCTGTTGTTGCACACTGTTGATTAATCGCTTTAGCCAATTTTAACCACACACTATCCGACATATCCTGTGAACCAATTTTCACAATCTGCTCACCTTTGATATTCGCCAATGCTTTCATTTCTGGCACAGCTTCAATTAAGGTTTCAATATTCAATTGCCCCGCTTGATATGCACTGCTATTCGCATTCTGCTGACTACCGGCAATAGTTCCGCCTGTCGCTAAAATAGTGATATTAGGTAATTCTGCCGCATTGGCTGTTACAAATAAACCACCTAACATTGCTGCTAATGCTAATTTTTTGAATTTCATATAAGGCTCCTTAATTAAAAAAACTAAAGAGATCATACCGATAAATCAGTGTAAATAATTTGATCTGGTACATAAAAGAGGGAATTAATTGCTGGGTAGGAATAAGTTATATCGCCATTTTCATTTGAGTTATCCACTCACAGAATGCCTTCTAATAAAAGAAAATAAGTAGAATTTACATAAAATTTTCTGGCAGATATGTGGAAAATCCTCATTTTTCAACAGAGAGAATAGTGCTCCCCTCCAACAAGAACTGTAATTTAAGGAAAGAAAAGTTACTGTTAAGATGGAAGAAGAAGGCACTCGTCAGAAATGAGTGCCATCGGGGGAAAGATATTATGATGAGGTAGTCTTTAATTTAGGAGATACCGTGATAGTTTCTAATAATTTATCATTAGTTAAGTTGTAGTCTTCTAATAACTTCTGGATTTCTGCTACTGACATATCCAAGCGTAAATTTTTAGCATATTTTTCTACATTTAATTTTAAAGTATCTAAACAATTGCGATTAATTACCTTCATTTGAGGATGAGGGGTAGATTCCTTTTCATAATTATCTAAAGGGTGGATCATTATAGGAATTCCTTGACAACTAGCATCATACTCGTCATTAAACCAATGAGCAGAACCACTCAGTTGGTTAATATCATGTTTGGATATATTTTGTGCACGTACAGCACCACTTTTACATTCTATAACCCAATATTTAGAGTTTCCAGTAGACCAAAGGTTATCAGGTCCTCTTCCAAAATCACTTTCTGGTCTTTGAGATAAAAAACCTAATATTCGTCCTAAATCAGAAATAGCCTTTTCAAAACTATTCGCACTATTCTCATTAAAAACTAAATCGGATAAAACCTTGTTAATTTCTATCAGAAAATCATTTTTATTAACAAAATTCTCTTTAACTAAATAATCTTTAGCTTGCATAGATTGTGTTGAAGCCATTCTAGCTAGTTTAGAATAAGTGATACCATTTATTGGCTTTAGTAAATTCATATTTAATTTTAATGCAGACAGCTGTAACTCTTGAGCCTGAGCAGGATCTTTTAAACTTACTATTTCTGCCAATTTCTGTTTTATAAAACCTTTCAATCTATTTTCACAATTTGAATTAGCTATTTCTTGTAGCTCAGATATTGCCAAATCAATCTGATTAATATTTATATTATCATAGGCTTTCTTTAATGATAATCTAAATTTATCTAAATATGGCTCCCTTATAATTGCTTCAAGGGTTCTCTCCTTACAAGTCTGGATCCACGTACTATCCTGATTCAATGAATAATTTAACGTTTCCTGAATCATCTCTATAGATGCATCTTTAATTTGTCCAGATATCTCATTTCCCAATTCTAATTGAGCAAGAGTTGCAGGAGAAAATATGTTTCTAGCTTGTGGTGAGTGTATTTTATGAATCAATTTAGCACCTAATAATATAACTGCACAATTATCATCACTAGAACGAATTCCTCTTCCTATTCCCTGCTCTATTCTATGTATTTGTTTTGCTATCTGAGAATAAGTACCATCTAATAAAGTTATTTCTTCTCTTTCATGAAGATTATACACCTCAGGTAAACCATCAATAACTAATAGCCGACATGCATCTCCGGGTAGATCAATACCATCATATCTATTGATTAATACTGTAATACCATTAGATATTTCACCTGATTTCAATTTTGAAATACCTTCAAAAATATTATTCCTATCAAGCACTTGTTCAGCAATATTACTCCAATAACCAGCTCTATACTTCGAGGGCACAATAATAGTTACATTATGATTTTTAGATATCCCCTCAATCATACTTTTTAATTCATCATCTGATAATAAAGGATTAATTTCTTGCGGAGCTAAAATCATTCTATTTCCCATATCACCACCACCACTGGGACGAATAGGCTCTTTTATTGACTCTATGTCTGCTCCAAAATTAGTAACCAATAAACTATCATCAGCTAATGTAGCTGTCATATATATACGGCGTTTAGCATAAAAAAAAGAAGGGAGTTTATGAACCGGTAAAATCGGTGGTTTGATTTCAATAGCAGTACCAGAGAAAATACATGAACATAGATTTATATGGTCTTTTAAAAGAGGGTAAGACCATTGTAATTCATCCATATCCTTTATAGAGTGCAATATTCTTAATACCTCAGAATATTTTTCTTGCCATGCCCAATAAGGTACAGTTAGATATGATAAAGGATCGGAAGCTTTAATATCTAATAATGTAGATCTAGATTGTTGAGATAAGGGTTCCTCAAATAAGTTAAAAAGTTGCTTATATAATTGAGAATCATTATTTGATGAAATAGAAAATTGGTTCTCCACTATACTTAAACAAGAATGAGCGTCATCAATAACTATAGCCCCTATTTCAATCTTTTTATTGTCTACTCCAAAAACACTTTTTCCATTAAAGAGTTTAGAAATATTGGTTACTAATATTGACTTCCCTAATATAAAATTGACATCTTGCTCATCATCTGTAACCTTTATTCCTAAATCGTTGGCTTCTTGAATAACCTGTTGAGATAAATTAATATCGGGAGTTATATATACCGCTGGGAATACTTTTTCATTTAAAGAACTTTGTAAACACAATAATCCCACCACGGTCTTTCCTCCGCCTGTGTTCATTTTTATTACTAAGTCTTTTTGGTCTCTTTTAGAAAACCAATCTTTTAGTATATCTCCCTGTTCATCATGAGGACGCTTAAATTTTTCCACTCGTCCAGTTAAGGTAGTAAATAACTTTTGAGGTTCTATTTGAAGAGGTATATTACTTCTCAACGAATTGAAATTTATCATAAATTCACCGTATTTTATCAGATAAAGTACGCACCGCATTCAAAAATGCGTACTATGATTCGTTTAAAATTATTTCAACGCCACTCTCGCACTTCTAAACAATCTCATCCATGCCCCTTCTTCCGTCCAATCCTCCGGACACCAAGAGTTGCTGACCGCACGGAATACACGTTCTGGGTGTGGCATCATAATTGCTACTCTGCCGTCTGTGTTACCGATTGCCGTGATACCAAACGCTGAGCCGTTCGGGTTGGCTGGGTATTGTTCGGTTGGGTTGAGATGACTATCCACATATTGTGCGATCACGAGATTTTGCTGTTGCAAGTTAGCTAATTGCTGTGGATTTTTGAACTCAACTTGTCCTTCACCGTGTGAAACCGCAATCGGCATATGGCTACCTGCCATTCCGTTGAACCAGAGTGAGTTGGTGTCGTTGATTTTGACCATCGCTGCACGGGCTTCAAAACGTTCGGACTTGTTGCGAACAAAGCGAGGCCAGTTTTCTGTACCCGGAATGATTTCCGCCAAGTTCGATACCATTTGGCAACCGTTACATACACCGAGTGCTAAGGTGTTCGGGTTAGCGAAGAATTGGCTGAATTGGTCACGCAACATTGGGTTGAATAGGATTGATTTCGCCCAGCCGCCGCCTGCACCCAGTACGTCACCGTAAGAGAAACCACCACAAGCTACCATTGCGTTGAAGTCGTTTAAGTTGCGTCTGCCTGCGATTAAATCGGACATATGCACGTCAATCGCTTTAAAGCCTGCATGGTCGAAGGCTGCCGCCATTTCGTAGTGGCTGTTTACGCCTTGCTCACGCAAGATCGCAATGCTTGGTTTTGCCCCTTTGTTGATAAACGGTGCGACGATGTCTTCGTTCACGTCAAAAGTTAAGAATGCCGATAAGCCTTTGTTATTCTCATCTTTTTTCGCTGCGAACTCTTGGTCAGCACATTCTGGGTTATCACGCAAACGTTGCATTTGGTGGGTTAATTCCGCCCAGATACCACGCAATTCAGAGCGTTTTTCGCTTAACAGTTTGCGAGAACCACGGCTAATTTCAAAGCGGTTATCCGCATTCACCGCACCTAATTCTTTGGTTACGTGAATCAAGTTGTGAGCTTTTAACACCTCACGCACTGCATTAAGTTCGCTGTCAGCGACTTGGATTACCGCACCTAACTCTTCATTGAATAGCACCGCTAAATCATTGTCGCCAAGGGCTGAAATATCAACATCCACACCGC is from Mannheimia varigena and encodes:
- the ansB gene encoding L-asparaginase 2, producing the protein MKFKKLALAAMLGGLFVTANAAELPNITILATGGTIAGSQQNANSSAYQAGQLNIETLIEAVPEMKALANIKGEQIVKIGSQDMSDSVWLKLAKAINQQCATTDGFVITHGTDTMEETAYFLDLAVKCEKPVVLVGAMRPATEKSADGPLNLYNSIVVAKDPKSAGRGVLVAMNDAVLGARDVTKTSTTAVQTFSSPNFGSLGYVHNSKVDYERSLESKHTVNTPFNVNELNELPKVGIIYAYANMPTEPLKALLDAGYQGIVVAGVGNGNMNAENLALLEEAAKKGVAVVRSSRVPTGYTTRDAEVDDSKYGFAASGTLNPQKARVLLQLALTQTKDIKTIQQYFEDF
- a CDS encoding DEAD/DEAH box helicase translates to MINFNSLRSNIPLQIEPQKLFTTLTGRVEKFKRPHDEQGDILKDWFSKRDQKDLVIKMNTGGGKTVVGLLCLQSSLNEKVFPAVYITPDINLSQQVIQEANDLGIKVTDDEQDVNFILGKSILVTNISKLFNGKSVFGVDNKKIEIGAIVIDDAHSCLSIVENQFSISSNNDSQLYKQLFNLFEEPLSQQSRSTLLDIKASDPLSYLTVPYWAWQEKYSEVLRILHSIKDMDELQWSYPLLKDHINLCSCIFSGTAIEIKPPILPVHKLPSFFYAKRRIYMTATLADDSLLVTNFGADIESIKEPIRPSGGGDMGNRMILAPQEINPLLSDDELKSMIEGISKNHNVTIIVPSKYRAGYWSNIAEQVLDRNNIFEGISKLKSGEISNGITVLINRYDGIDLPGDACRLLVIDGLPEVYNLHEREEITLLDGTYSQIAKQIHRIEQGIGRGIRSSDDNCAVILLGAKLIHKIHSPQARNIFSPATLAQLELGNEISGQIKDASIEMIQETLNYSLNQDSTWIQTCKERTLEAIIREPYLDKFRLSLKKAYDNININQIDLAISELQEIANSNCENRLKGFIKQKLAEIVSLKDPAQAQELQLSALKLNMNLLKPINGITYSKLARMASTQSMQAKDYLVKENFVNKNDFLIEINKVLSDLVFNENSANSFEKAISDLGRILGFLSQRPESDFGRGPDNLWSTGNSKYWVIECKSGAVRAQNISKHDINQLSGSAHWFNDEYDASCQGIPIMIHPLDNYEKESTPHPQMKVINRNCLDTLKLNVEKYAKNLRLDMSVAEIQKLLEDYNLTNDKLLETITVSPKLKTTSS